In the genome of Methanoculleus sp. SDB, the window GCATCGCCGAAACTCTCCGGGCAGAAGGCGTACGATCAGGCCCGCGCGATAGGGATCTCGGAGGATGCTCTTGCCTTTGCCTGCCGGGTGCTCAAACCCGGCGGCAATTTCGTGGTGAAATCATTTCAGGGAGAACTCTTTCCCGAACTCCTGAATGCAGTCAGGGAACGGTTTTATTCCGTCCGCGTCTACCGGACGAAGGCTTCCCGCAAGGGGAGTGCCGAAGTCTACATCATTGCCAAGAATTTCAGAGGGAAAGAGAATGCTGCTCAAGGATCCCTATAACCGGCCGGTCACGAACCTGAGAATGAGCCTGACACCGAAGTGCAACCTCCGGTGCATCTACTGCCATGCGGAAGGGGAGGTCGATCCCGACGACGAAATGACGCCGGCCGAGATTGCGGAAATCCTCGACGTCGCGGTCCGGTTCGGTGTGAAGAGCGTCAAATTCACGGGCGGCGAGCCGATGGTGCGATCCGATCTTCCCGAGATCATCGCCTCGGTGCCGGCGGGGATCGAATCCTCGCTCACGACGAACGGGACTCTCCTCGCCCCCGTTGCCCATGAACTCCGGGAAGCCGGCCTCTCACGGGTGAATATCAGCCTGGATTCCCTGCAGCCCGAACGGTACCGGCGGATCACCGGCAAAGATCTTCTCGGGGACGTCCTCGCGGGGATTGACGCGGCACTCGATGCGGGCCTGACTCCCATCAAGCTGAACATGGTCGTGTTGAAGGGCATCAACGAAAGCGAGATCGAGGATATGATCGGATTCGTGCGGAACAACCGGAATCTCATCCTTCAGCTGATCGAACTGATGGAATTCAACGCATGCACCGATCATAGCGATGTGAGCGAACTGGAAAAGAGCCTTGCCTCCCGGTCAAAGACGATCATCACCCGGAGAATGCACCACCGGAAGAAGTACTGCTTTGACGGGGCCGAGGTGGAAGTCGTCCGCCCCCTGCACAACACGGAGTTCTGTGCGTTCTGCAACCGGCTGC includes:
- a CDS encoding cyclic pyranopterin phosphate synthase MoaA, translated to MLLKDPYNRPVTNLRMSLTPKCNLRCIYCHAEGEVDPDDEMTPAEIAEILDVAVRFGVKSVKFTGGEPMVRSDLPEIIASVPAGIESSLTTNGTLLAPVAHELREAGLSRVNISLDSLQPERYRRITGKDLLGDVLAGIDAALDAGLTPIKLNMVVLKGINESEIEDMIGFVRNNRNLILQLIELMEFNACTDHSDVSELEKSLASRSKTIITRRMHHRKKYCFDGAEVEVVRPLHNTEFCAFCNRLRVTSDGKLKPCLLRNDNHVDIRGVHGSELEDLFKEAVARRAPFFS